Proteins encoded within one genomic window of Hermetia illucens chromosome 2, iHerIll2.2.curated.20191125, whole genome shotgun sequence:
- the LOC119648039 gene encoding chromatin assembly factor 1 subunit B, translated as MKCAIPEISWHNRDPVLSIDIQPKNSNDKNEFYRLASGGTDSHVLIWYMTFNESGSINLDIAADLTRHQRAVNAVKWSPNGELLASGDDESVIFIWKQKGESEVLNIVDTANEQDKEIWLTLKILRGHMEDVYDLSWSPNSLFLASGSVDNTAMIWDVSKGKSVALLNEHKGFVQGVAWDPQNQYLATLSTDRYLRIFDIQTKKTLHRVSKCTLPVPPDNNLFDKSVRLFHDDTLQTFFRRLCFSPDGKLLITPAGVADFDGVTKPINLTYIFSRYSLKQPAIILPSPDQYTVAVVCCPLLFKLRPHSDTNQPVIPLPYRMIFAIATKTSVYLYDTQQTMPFGLISNIHYTRLTDLAWSNDGRILVVSSTDGFCSLITFAEDELGEVYVKENVTENKVEQVNKENIKPNSDAVEKPKKPASNAKSTKEDEKKKPETIITDVQLETLPIIDNAVIPEIISSDSKFETPEKINRPVTPIPIHRQPRSNLDTSVLLSPEHTEDIRLVYEESQDSSERTKS; from the exons ATGAAGTGCGCCATACCTGAAATATCTTGGCATAATCGTGATCCAGTGCTTAGCATTGatatacaaccgaaaaattcaAACGACAAAAATGAGTTCTATCGACTTGCATCAGGTGGGACGGACTCCCATGTTTTG ATATGGTACATGACCTTCAATGAATCTGGATCGATAAACTTAGACATTGCTGCTGATCTAACGCGACATCAAAGAGCAGTTAATGCTGTGAAATGGTCACCTAACGGTGAACTCCTAGCATCAGGTGATGATGAGAGCGTGATATTTATTTGgaaacaaaaaggagaaagtgaagTTTTGAACATTGTCGACACAGCCAATGAACAAGACAAAGAAATTTGGTTGACTCTTAAAATCTTACGTGGTCACATGGAGGACGTTTACGATCTGAGTTGGAGCCCAAACAGTCTGTTTCTTGCCAGCGGGTCTGTCGATAATACGGCAATGATTTGGGATGTGTCTAAAGGAAAGTCAGTGGCTCTTTTGAACGAGCACAAAGGATTCGTTCAAGGTGTTGCATGGGATCCACAAAATCAGTATCTTGCCACCTTGAGCACAGACAG GTACCTCCGAATATTCGACATACAAACAAAGAAGACATTACATCGTGTGAGCAAATGTACACTCCCCGTGCCTCCTGATAATAACTTGTTTGACAAGTCAGTTCGATTGTTTCATGATGATACATTACAAACGTTCTTCCGGCGATTATGTTTTAGTCCCGATGGGAAGCTACTCATTACTCCGGCTGGTGTTGCTGATTTTGATGGAGTAACGAAACCTATAAACTTAACTTATATCTTCTCCAGATACAGTCTGAAACA ACCCGCAATAATTCTCCCTTCTCCGGACCAATATACAGTGGCTGTAGTATGCTGCCCGCTCTTATTTAAATTGCGTCCACATAGCGATACTAACCAGCCAGTTATTCCACTGCCTTATCGAATGATTTTCGCCATTGCTACCAAGACATCGGTTTACTTATACGATACACAGCAAACGATGCCATTCGGtttaatatcaaatattcaTTATACACGTTTAACGGATTTGGCATGGTCGAATGACGGAAGAATTTTGGTAGTCTCAAGTACAGATGGTTTCTGTTCGTTGATAACGTTTGCGGAGGACGAATTGGGTGAAGTCTACGTTAAAGAGAATGTGACAGAAAATAAAGTG GAACAGGTGAATAAGGAAAATATCAAACCTAATTCTGATGCAGTCGAGAAACCGAAAAAACCTGCAAGCAATGCTAAAAGTACAAAGGAAGACGAGAAGAAGAAGCCAGAAACGATCATCACAGACGTTCAATTAGAAACTTTACCTATTATTGACAACGCTGTTATTCCAGAAATTATCAGTTCCGATAGCAAATTTGAAACACCGGAAAAGATAAATCGACCTGTTACTCCTATTCCGATCCATCGGCAACCGCGCAGTAATCTGGACACATCTGTTCTTCTGTCACCTGAACATACAGAAGATATTCGTTTGGTTTACGAAGAATCACAGGATTCGAGCGAGAGAACGAAATCTTAG
- the LOC119648037 gene encoding dnaJ homolog subfamily C member 2, translated as MENTETSSTGASFVFEAPVRELRIQRVGPRFAQYARRLKHGHYGDDNFSKSSEEDKSFDNEFDIDANIEYLKSLDPKEWKQQDHYAVLGLKHLRFNATDDHIRRAYRKMVLKHHPDKRKAKGEEVHTEDDYFTCITKAYETLGNSKNRRAYDSVDPEFDDSLPTTSQIEKDFFKIFDKYFKLNARWSEKRNVPEIGDDNSTREHVEHFYNFWYNFESWREYSYLDEEDKEKGQDRDERRWIEKQNKAIRIKRKKEEMSRIRALVDLAYNNDPRIIRFKNEEKQRKLAAKRAKMDAVQAQKAEEERILREAQLAKEKAEQAEQKRIEQIRIENEKQKKALKKERKILRDMAKESNYYSTSDKEKLRNMEGVEKICEMLKLLELQSFNKELEKGGRETFLKVLKETEEKLEKEKQEMLAKSTGGATSEGASVKVVDKNAMWSSENMQLLIKAVNLFPAGTVQRWEVIATYMNQHSTNMSGKRFQARDILNKAKDLQSGNFAQSALKSQANEAAFSSFEKTKKELKKIDKADITVNSDSPAAPNANKSNQKQNGEVRQNGIDSSGTKTPAKASTGASPSTPAQDTGRAWTKEEQALLEQAIKTYPVSTPDRWDRIAECIPNRTKKDCLRRVKELVDRVNAKKEAQQAVK; from the exons ATGGAGAATACGGAAACATCAAGTACAGGAGCAAGCTTCGTGTTTGAAGCGCCCGTACGGGAGCTTCGCATTCAACGAGTGGGACCACGCTTCGCACAATATGCCAGGCGGCTCAAGCATGGACACTACGGCGATGATAATTTCTCGAAATCATCGGAGGAGGACAAGAGCTTTGATAACGAGTTCGATATTGATGCAAATATTGAGTACCTGAAAAGTTTGGATCCAAAAGAATGGAAACAACAGGATCACTATGCCGTCCTCGGACTGAAGCATCTTAG GTTCAATGCCACTGACGATCACATCCGCCGTGCTTATAGAAAAATGGTTTTGAAACATCATCCGGacaaaagaaaagcgaaaggtGAAGAAGTTCACACCGAGGACGATTATTTCACATGCATAACAAAAGCTTACGAAACATTAG GAAACTCTAAAAATCGTCGTGCTTATGACTCTGTCGACCCAGAATTTGACGATTCGCTACCAACGACTTCGCAGATAGAGAAAGACTTCTTCAAAATATTcgataaatatttcaaattgaatGCGAGGTGGAGTGAGAAACGAAATGTCCCTGAAATTGGAGATGACAATTCAACTCGCGAACATGTGGAGCATTTCTACAATTTCTGGTACAATTTTGAGTCATGGCGAGAGTACAGCTATCTTGATGAGGAGGACAAAGAAAAGGGACAAGATCGTGACGAGCGACGATGgatagaaaaacaaaacaaagcaaTTAGGATAAaacgaaagaaggaagaaatgtCTAGAATACGAGCTTTAGTTGACTTAGCGTATAACAACGATCCTAGGATAATTAGGttcaaaaatgaagagaaacaacGTAAATTGGCTGCGAAAAGGGCGAAGATGGATGCAGTTCAAGCTCAGAAGGCCGAAGAGGAAAGAATACTGCGCGAAGCCCAACTGGCAAAGGAGAAGGCAGAACAAGCCGAACAGAAACGCATTGAACAAATTCGAATagaaaacgaaaagcaaaagaaggCGTTGAAGAAAGAACGGAAAATTTTACGTGATATGGCAAAAGAGAGTAATTATTATTCGACAAGTGACAAAGAGAAGTTAAGAAATATGGAAGGCGTAGAGAAAATTTGTGAAATGTTGAAATTATTAGAATTACAAAGTTTCAATAAAGAATTGGAAAAAGGAGGCCGGGAGACCTTCCTCAAAGTTTTGAAAGAAACCGAGGAGaaattagaaaaagaaaaacaagaaatgcTTGCAAAAAGCACCGGGGGCGCAACAAGCGAAGGTGCTTCAGTTAAAGTTGTCGACAAAAATGCAATGTGGAGTAGTGAAAACATGCAGTTACTCATTAAAGCTGTCAATTTGTTCCCGGCGGGCACTGTTCAACGCTGGGAAGTCATTGCAACATACATGAATCAACATTCGACAAATATGAGTGGAAAACGATTCCAAGCGCGTGATATCCTGAACAAAGCGAAAGATCTTCAAAGCGGCAATTTCGCTCAGAGTGCGCTGAAGTCACAAGCAAACGAAGCCGCGTTCTCCTCCTTCGAGAAGACAAAGAAAGAACTCAAGAAAATCGACAAAGCTGATATAACTGTTAATAGTGATTCGCCTGCAGCGCCGAACGCAAATAAAAGCAATCAAAAGCAAAACGGCGAAGTTAGACAGAATGGCATTGACAGCAGTGGGACAAAAACCCCAGCTAAGGCATCTACCGGCGCGTCGCCTTCCACACCTGCACAAGACACTGGCCGAGCTTGGACAAAGGAAGAACAGGCCCTTCTGGAGCAGGCAATTAAAACGTATCCAGTTTCAACGCCCGATCGTTGGGATAGAATAGCTGAATGTATTCCCAATAGGACGAAAAAGGATTGCTTAAGACGCGTTAAGGAGCTTGTAGATCGTGTTAATGCAAAGAAAGAAGCCCAACAAGCGGTTAAATGA
- the LOC119648038 gene encoding integrator complex subunit 14 has protein sequence MPTIIALDASLSMTRVIPNQQLASDPITYHQLAVHGINKFLDHLNSNSKLEFVSLVVYSMQYEVLVDFTRDYDLIRQALKKVEHFDKTHLESMLKGVSNILASNWGTQNFCQILAFTDCGMGFGKTALRQTIANVTSNRHDPEYVWLSFLSSSRLTFICLGNLNDDYFALAIKQYQQFLDISDQKGQLFIPAVREDSNKADKSGDLDYNTVTEMVERMCENNFKPFEATLKCGSYHKLECSVLMWPPPVPYKSKDLLGKETIQMISKKIDICGFLKLSDIGSPVSVSRHLIVPKMEGEKSTKKGEKGSSAESPASSNEFEKLENEIRQFYAKGDSGNSDDEDGKSSSSAESNKESFCVLLHGALKVESMAALVLLNDNWFGFIHSYADSKKKSNLMLNILQPGNDVIPWLGDLRYLSTIDDALPGEYPSFPVKADKRSYTQNCVVWIKQAGLQSDIQKVLRHAKKMPEKTPHFYKELNRIRRAALSLGFIELLEGLANIFDRESTVLPSNANPDCAIQLKHAANELRKITNRDIKTLITALPTKYNQL, from the exons ATGCCCACGATAATTGCATTGGACGCGTCCTTGTCGATGACGCGTGTTATCCCAAATCAACAACTTGCCAGCGACCCTATCACATACCACCAGCTTGCGGTACATGGAATCAATAAATTCCTGGATCACTTGAATAGCAATTCGAAGTTGGAATTTGTATCTTTG GTGGTTTACTCTATGCAATATGAAGTTCTTGTAGATTTCACCCGAGACTATGACTTAATCAGGCAAGCATTGAAGAAAGTCGAACACTTCGACAAAACCCACCTGGAAAGCATGCTGAAAGGAGTTAGCAACATTCTCGCGTCAAATTGGGGAACCCAGAATTTTTGCCAGATTCTCGCATTCACTGACTGTGGTATGGGATTTGGAAAAACAGCTCTGCGACAAACCATCGCCAACGTCACATCAAATCGACATGATCCGGAATATGTGTGGCTTTCATTCCTTTCTTCCAGTCGACTGACTTTCATTTGCCTGGGAAACCTAAATGATGATTACTTCGCATTAGCCATAAAACAATATCAGCAGTTCCTCGacataagcgaccaaaagggacAATTATTCATCCCTGCAGTAAGAGAAGACTCGAATAAAGCTGATAAGAGCGGTGACTTGGATTACAACACTGTTACCGAAATGGTGGAAAGGATGTGTGAGAACAACTTTAAGCCTTTCGAAGCGACTCTGAAATGTGGAAGTTATCATAAGCTCGAATGTTCCGTTTTAATGTGGCCGCCTCCGGTG CCATACAAAAGCAAAGACCTGCTAGGAAAGGAGACGATCCAGATGATCTCCAAGAAGATAGACATATGTGGCTTTCTTAAGCTATCTGACATCGGCTCGCCTGTTTCAGTCAGTCGCCACTTAATCGTACCGAAAATGGAAGGGGAGAAGTCCACAAAGAAAGGTGAAAAGGGGTCAAGTGCAGAGTCTCCTGCTTCATCGAATGAATTCGAAAAGTTGGAGAATGAAATTCGTCAATTTTATGCAAAGGGCGACAGTGGCAATTCTGATGATGAAGATGGAAAGAGTTCAAGCAGTGCTGAATCGAATAAGGAATCCTTCTGTGTTTTGCTACATGGAGCGCTTAAG GTTGAAAGTATGGCTGCATTGGTACTGCTGAATGACAATTGGTTCGGATTCATTCACTCCTACGCTGACAGTAAGAAAAAGTCAAACCTTATGCTAAATATACTTCAGCCGG GAAATGATGTAATTCCATGGCTCGGTGACTTAAGATACCTTAGCACCATTGATGACGCCTTGCCTGGAGAATACCCCAGCTTTCCT GTCAAAGCAGACAAACGAAGCTACACCCAGAACTGTGTCGTTTGGATTAAGCAGGCTGGCCTTCAATCGGACATACAAAAAGTGCTACGACACGCAAAGAAGATGCCTGAGAAGACCCCACATTTCTACAAG GAGCTGAACAGAATTCGTCGGGCTGCGTTGTCTTTGGGTTTTATTGAACTCCTCGAAGGACTTGCAAATATATTTGATCGGGAGTCCACCGTTTTGCCGTCGAATGCCAATCCAGACTGTGCAATTCAGCTTAAGCACGCAGCAAATGAATTGAGGAAAATTACAAATCGGGATATAAAAACGTTGATAACCGCTCTCCCTACGAAGTATAATCAGTTGTAG